The following are encoded together in the Lactuca sativa cultivar Salinas chromosome 1, Lsat_Salinas_v11, whole genome shotgun sequence genome:
- the LOC111885265 gene encoding structural maintenance of chromosomes protein 5, translating into MGEPRAKRPKISRGADDYLPGNIVEIEIRNFMTFNHLVCKPGSRLNLVIGPNGSGKSSLVCAIALGLGGEPQLLGRAGTIGAFVKRGEESGYTKITLRGDTPNEKIIITRKIDSRNKSEWLFNGKTVSKKEVLEVIQKFNIQVNNLTQFLPQDRVCEFAKLSPVRLLEETEKAVGDPQLPVLHRALVATSAEVQRSEQVVEKNKETLNQLKALNAEQERDVERVRQRDELLAKAESMKKKLPWLKYDMKKAEYLEAKELEKDAKKKLDTAAKMLNEFKEPIEKQKQEKKGYDLKCKKDRDLLDKIETSRKQMMEKEHQLGAKVSGKYSDMEELEKQEQSRQERIAKAEKELADAELQLQNLPPFEPPKDKIEKLGAEILELEASAREKRNQKREKEKLLDRNKALQRQSAERLKEMENIKNKRLQALKSSGHEKIFDAYAWVQEHRHEFRKEVYGPVLIEVNISNPLHAAFLENHVPYYIWKAFITQDSADRDYLFKNLRLFDVAVINHVADERRNPEELHISQQMSSMGVYSRLDQVFDAPYAVKEVLIGQANLENSYIGSKKSDENADMAHGFGITDLWTPENHYRWSKSRYGGHVSASVESVRDSRLLLSNTDGDELNILRAKKNELDETISSLEASCRSFQSEIKELEDAAAQLQKQRENLVNEAQLEKRKHRDLENRVNQKRLKLQSMGKEEDMAVALAKLVEDAENLNVQRFKCALEMKNLLIQATEIRKSYAEKFMASIEIEMKIKEMEASIKQQEKLALQASLHFEQCKEAVEVHRQLLATAKKEAEKVAVITRALEQEFLQMPSTIEELNAAIQDITSQANSILFLNHNILEEYERRQKKIEELSTKLESDEKEMTTRLNELDSLKGRWLPTLRNLVAQINETFSKNFQEMAVAGEVLLDEHGNDFDNYGVLIKVKFRQTGQLQVLSAHHQSGGERSVSTILYLVSLQDLTHCPFRVVDEINQGMDPINERKMFQQLVRAASQPNTPQCFLLTPKLLSDLEYGEACTILNVMNGPWIDQPSEVWKFGGSWGTIMGLLGESRS; encoded by the exons GGGCGCGGATGATTATCTACCAGGGAACATAGTGGAAATTGAGATTCGCAACTTCATGACATTTAATCATCTTGTATGCAAACCTGGTTCTCGTTTAAACCTTGTTATTGGGCCAAATGGATCTGGTAAAAGCTCTTTGGTGTGTGCAATTGCTCTTGGTCTTGGAGGCGAACCCCAG CTTTTGGGGAGGGCAGGAACTATTGGTGCATTTGTGAAACGTGGAGAAGAATCTGGTTATACCAAAATTACCTTGAGAGGTGACACCCCAAATGAAAAGATTATTATAACGCGTAAGATAGATTCGCGTAATAAATCCGAATGGCTATTTAATG GCAAAACAGTTTCCAAGAAGGAAGTTCTTGAAGTAATCCAAAAGTTTAATATTCAAGTCAACAATCTTACTCAA TTTTTACCACAAGATAGGGTTTGTGAATTTGCTAAGCTATCTCCAGTGAGGCTACTAGAAGAAACAGAGAAGGCTGTAGGTGATCCTCAACTTCCTGTTTTGCATCGTGCTCTTGTTGCAACAAGTGCAGAAGTACAAAGATCTGAACAA GTTGTTGAGAAGaataaagaaaccctaaatcagcTAAAAGCACTTAATGCTGAACAAGAAAGAGACGTGGAGCGTGTTCGCCAAAGAGATGAACTTTTAGCCAag GCTGAGTCAATGAAGAAGAAATTACCATGGTTGAAATATGACATGAAGAAGGCTGAGTATCTTGAAGCTAAAGAACTAGAGAAAGATGCAAAGAAGAAGCTGGACACAGCTGCCAAAATGTTAAATGAGTTTAAAGAACCTATCGA GAAACAAAAGCAAGAAAAGAAGGGATATGATCTTAAATGTAAAAAAGACAGAGACCTTTTAGATAAAATTGAAACTTCACGAAAGCAAATGATGGAGAAAGAACACCAACTG GGTGCTAAAGTGAGTGGAAAGTATAGTGACATGGAGGAATTAGAGAAACAAGAACAATCAAGACAAGAGAGAATTGCAAAAGCTGAAAAAGAACTTGCTGATGCTGAGTTGCAACTGCAAAACCTTCCACCCTTTGAACCTCCCAAGGATAAAATT GAAAAACTAGGTGCTGAAATATTGGAGCTGGAAGCATCTGCAAGAGAGAAAAGGAAtcaaaagagagagaaagagaagctTCTAGATCGAAACAAAGCATTACAAAGACAATCTGCAGAAAGATTAAAAGAAATggaaaatattaaaaacaaacgTTTACAAGCATTAAAAAGTTCTGGACATGAAAAAATATTTGATGCTTATGCTTGGGTTCAAGAACACAGACATGAATTTAGGAAAGAGGTCTATGGCCCTGTGTTAATTGAG GTCAACATCTCAAATCCACTTCATGCTGCCTTCTTAGAAAATCATGTTCCATATTACATTTGGAAG GCTTTTATAACTCAAGATTCTGCTGATCGTGACTACTTGTTCAAGAACCTTAGATTATTTGATGTTGCAGTTATAAATCATGTGGCTGATGAAAGGCGCAACCCTGAAGAGCTGCATATATCTCAACAG ATGTCATCTATGGGAGTATATTCAAGACTTGACCAAGTTTTTGATGCTCCATATGCAGTCAAAGAGGTCCTGATTGGACAAGCTAATCTAGAGAATTCG TACATAGGGTCTAAAAAGAGCGATGAAAATGCTGACATGGCACATGGTTTTGGAATAACGGATCTATGGACTCCTGAAAATCACTATCGTTGGTCTAAATCCAGATATGGTGGTCATGTTTCAGCATCTGTTGAATCAGTTCGTGACTCTCGTCTTCTTCTATCCA ATACAGATGGGGATGAATTAAACATACTGAGGGCAAAGAAAAATGAATTGGATGAAACCATTTCTTCTCTAGAAGCAAGTTGCAGATCATTTCAAAGTGAGATAAAGGAGTTAGAAGATGCAGCAGCTCAACTTCAAAAACAACGT GAGAATCTTGTTAATGAAGCACAACTTGAGAAAAGGAAACACCGTGATCTAGAAAACAGAGTTA ATCAAAAGAGGCTAAAATTACAATCCATGGGAAAGGAGGAAGACATGGCTGTTGCATTGGCAAAGCTTGTTGAAGATGCTGAGAACTTGAATGTCCAAAGATTTAAGTGTGCATTGGAGATGAAG AATCTCCTTATTCAAGCAACTGAAATCAGAAAAAGTTATGCTGAAAAGTTCATGGCCTCCATTGAAATTGAAATGAAG ATTAAAGAAATGGAAGCGAGTATTAAGCAACAGGAAAAGCTTGCATTGCAAGCTTCTTTACACTTTGAACAAT GTAAAGAAGCAGTGGAGGTCCATCGGCAACTACTGGCAACTGCCAAGAAAGAAGCAGAAAAAGTTGCAGTTATTACTCGGGCTCTTGAACAGGAATTTCTTCAG ATGCCTTCAACTATTGAGGAATTGAATGCTGCAATTCAAGATATTACCTCTCAAGCAAATTCTATTCTCTTTCTGAATCATAACATTTTGGAGGAATATGAACGTCGTCAgaaaaaa ATAGAGGAGCTCTCAACAAAACTGGAATCAGATGAGAAAGAAATGACTACCCGTTTAAATGAATTGGATTCTTTAAAG GGAAGATGGCTTCCGACACTTAGAAACTTAGTTGCTCAAATAAACGAGACATTCAGCAAGAATTTTCAAGAAATGGCTGTTGCTGGAGAAGTTTTATTGG ATGAACATGGAAATGATTTTGATAACTATGGAGTTCTTATTAAAGTCAAGTTCAG GCAAACAGGACAACTTCAAGTGCTAAGTGCTCATCATCAATCTGGAGGG GAACGTTCGGTGTCAACAATTCTTTACCTTGTTTCACTACAAGATCTCACACACTGCCCATTTAGGGTTGTTGATGAGATAAATCAAG GAATGGACCCCATTAACGAAAGAAAGATGTTTCAACAATTAGTCAGAGCTGCAAGCCAGCCTAATACTCCACA GTGTTTCTTGCTTACTCCAAAATTGCTATCTGATTTGGAATATGGTGAGGCATGTACGATTCTAAATGTGATGAATGGGCCTTGGATTGATCAACCTTCAGAAG TTTGGAAATTTGGAGGAAGTTGGGGGACTATTATGGGATTATTGGGAGAAAGTCGTTCTTAA